The Clarias gariepinus isolate MV-2021 ecotype Netherlands chromosome 26, CGAR_prim_01v2, whole genome shotgun sequence sequence TAAGCTGCACCGTCCTAGAGTTTTCCCGTTTCTCATCCGCTCTTCTACCTTTCAGAGGACTAAGCGAACCATCATCGGCTACTTGGAGCAGAAGAACTCGGAGAACTACCACACGTATGAAAGAGTGGCCAATATCTTGAGAGACGACTGCGTCTTTCTGGCGGCATTCGAGTAAGAACACGCTGACATCAGTTACTGACACTCGCACAGGAGtgtcagtaaaaacaaaacagcagaaGCTTCTTAATGTAGTCTATGCCTGTAGGTTGTTCATTTCAGTGCTAAGGCAGCGTTGTCTCGCAGGTAGAACAAAGGGAGAGAATTGTGCCTTCTTAATCATAATGTCATATGATGTCATTTCTTAAATCTAATGCCTCTTACAGAAGGTTGACACAACACAGGCTGGATAgtaattcttatttttctttctcgtTCAGTGAGGTGTCGAAACCCGAGAGGTTCAGTGGTGATAACATCATCTACAAGCCAATAGGAGAGAACGTTCCTGACATGGTGTTTCTCGGCTCGCTCACAAACTTTGACCTGGCGTACGCGTGGGTCCAGGACAAGTGTGTGCCACTGGTCCGGGAAATCACTTTCGAAAACGGAGAGGTaaaatctctttttctttctcatataCATCAATATGCTCACTGGCCACTATATTAGGAACACCAGTAGCCATGCAGCGGAGTGCGTCAAATGCATCATCTGGTCTTTTTCCCTTCCTTTGTCCGGTTTTAGAGAGTCTGAGGCCAACATAAAACACAATGTCAGTGACTGGTCTCGTGCAGTTGTCGTGCATCCACCTCGTGGtttggtgtggtgtgtgttctgagatgcttttctgtttaccacagttttaaaaaggttttagtAAGCTCAAACGAGTTTGATCATTTTCTCCTTAGTTTTCGAAGTTTCTGGAAAACAAAGCCACTAACCAGGCCACGGttgaggctaaaaaaaaaatttttttaaaggaaattggagcataaatttttttttttaataagaatttattttatatatgtttatttgaggtttttaaaaaaatatattgtgcatataaaaactaaacaaaaaaacctatTTGAACATGCAAAATATAGATCGATTTGAGCATgcataaaaatcattttttaaagagtCGACATAAAACACTGAGTgtacaaaaattatatatttaatttttgccCATTCTGATGTTTTGTACGGACATTAAAAGAAGCACGTGAGCTGAAGTAAGTGTATAGTGATTATACCTCATCAGGCTATGAAGTGTCTGTGATCAAATCTAACACGTTTATCAAGAATAAATGCTCTGTATTGAGCATCGTAACTTAATTTAACTAATGTtaaaatcgtgtgtgtgtgtgtgtgtgtaggagctgACAGAAGAAGGCATTCCATTCCTGATCCTCTTCCATCTGAAGGAGGATACAGGAAGTCTAGAACGGTTCCAGCAGGAAGTGGCACGGCAGCTGATCACCGAGAAAGGTATGTACACAAGACGGGGCATAAAGAGAAGATTACACACCTATACGACTGAACACACCATGGGTGTGTATGAATGTTTGAATTCCCACTTCCTGTAGAGGTTTACCAACCATTTGTCTGTTCATTAACTCTGATAATTAATTCAGTatgtgcaaaatataaaaatgagcaTCGTTTcgagggtgccaataattttggagcttaatatattatataagataGATGTTAAATGGAGTCACAGATTTTGACATAAATGCTCTGTTTTCCTTGTGTCTCAGGCTCTATAAATTTCCTGCATGCCGATTGCGATAAGTTTCGGCACCCTCTGCTACACATCCAGAAGACTCCCGCCGACTGCCCCGTCATCGCAATAGACAGTTTCCGCCACATGTACGTCTTCCCAGAATTCAACGACCTCACGTAAGTACCTTTCCCACCATCTTTTCTCACAGCGTCTTTTTAATAAGGTGTGTGCCGCGCGGGTTTGTGGAATATAGAAAGGAATTGTGTGTTATCTCCAGGTCCAGAAACCTCACAATTAAATACTAATTATTCTACCTTCACCCTTaaaccatctcacacacacacacacacacaacctagtGCTCCAGGCTTTAACTTTTAactagttaatttaattaatgtgaGCAAacggtgtcttttttttttttttttttatgcgacGTTTCTTTGCTCGTTTAAGCGTTATCAGGTTTGGAGTCTAAACCCAGTGCATTTCCAGAAAGCTCCATAATTCAGCACACGCTGTATTCCATTAACAGTCGCCGTGTACCATTATTCGATCCCGGCGTTATCGGCTCACCTCACTGCAGACCTCGATGTCGCAGATCGGCCGGGAGCTTAAGTTAGTTACCGTGGCGTCTGCAGCGAGACAACGTCGTTATCTCGTTACACACGCGCGGTTTTGGAGACGGCCCGGCTTCCCCGAGCTCTTAGCCAATCGCTTATCGAATCAACAAGGCCCGTTCCTAGAGTTTATTCTCATCTGTTTACTAGCTTTCAGACACAAATCTTttctcttgattttttttttttttacctcggtgtctgtcttttttttttcagggttcCTGGAAAACTGAGGCAGTTTGTGTTGGACCTCCACTCAGGAAAGCTGCATCGAGAGTTCCACCATGGACCCGACCCCACGGACAGCACTCCAGGACAGGTCAGGAAGCTCTGAAAGACATAAGACATTACTTACTTCTGTAGTTTCAACACAGAACCTCCACTTACACCAACACTGACGAGCAGGCAGAAGGAG is a genomic window containing:
- the erp44 gene encoding endoplasmic reticulum resident protein 44, encoding MKLTFFKPASELHYFTILLISGMYTPGRGEITSLDSGNIDEILNNAGVALVNFYADWCRFSQMLHPIFEEASNVVREEYPDRSQVVFARVDCDQHTDIAQRYRISKYPTLKLFRNGMMMKREYRGQRSVTAIADFIRQQKVDPITEIRSLEEVNKVDRTKRTIIGYLEQKNSENYHTYERVANILRDDCVFLAAFDEVSKPERFSGDNIIYKPIGENVPDMVFLGSLTNFDLAYAWVQDKCVPLVREITFENGEELTEEGIPFLILFHLKEDTGSLERFQQEVARQLITEKGSINFLHADCDKFRHPLLHIQKTPADCPVIAIDSFRHMYVFPEFNDLTVPGKLRQFVLDLHSGKLHREFHHGPDPTDSTPGQEENKEVASNPPESSFQKLAPSENRYTILRDRDEL